In a single window of the Methanofollis ethanolicus genome:
- a CDS encoding epoxyqueuosine reductase, which yields MEIPAKTFSLTSREKTERLHRVIERLDETAFSLAKALEEEGHSSIAVPSFFPVRVRDRRIRGYLSLKHLAAEAGMGSIGQNTLLITSQSGNRVALGAVVTEKELHVERPAVPPPQCRRCNRCIKACPAGALTEEGVDVLRCRNVTHTIPAPVRPVFGVLFGSNAGAPLAEWLINRMAWDAEMVCSRCLTVCPYFREPRAGQSKWHV from the coding sequence ATGGAAATCCCGGCTAAAACATTCTCTCTCACGAGCAGAGAGAAGACCGAACGGCTGCACCGCGTCATCGAACGCCTTGACGAGACCGCTTTTTCGCTTGCGAAAGCACTTGAGGAGGAGGGACACTCTTCCATCGCAGTTCCGTCTTTCTTCCCGGTGCGGGTGCGGGACAGGAGGATCAGGGGGTATCTCTCCCTGAAGCATCTGGCCGCAGAAGCGGGTATGGGGAGCATCGGGCAGAACACGCTCCTCATCACCTCGCAGTCGGGAAATCGCGTGGCGCTCGGGGCAGTGGTGACAGAGAAGGAACTGCACGTGGAGAGACCGGCGGTGCCGCCGCCCCAATGCCGCCGGTGCAACAGGTGCATCAAGGCCTGTCCTGCGGGAGCGTTGACTGAAGAGGGAGTAGATGTCCTCCGCTGCAGGAACGTGACCCACACGATCCCGGCGCCGGTGCGACCCGTCTTCGGCGTCCTCTTCGGGAGCAACGCCGGAGCGCCCCTGGCGGAGTGGCTGATCAACCGCATGGCCTGGGACGCAGAGATGGTCTGCAGCCGGTGCCTGACGGTGTGTCCGTACTTTCGAGAACCCCGTGCCGGTCAATCGAAGTGGCACGTCTGA
- a CDS encoding potassium channel family protein — protein MMEVEYQPTSLKDVLIEMKDISELMVDLAYSAVLFESHEIAGEVEKLEEVMNRHAYQARISAILGARRVEEAESMSGLLQIAEAAERIANSATDIAKLILRGAKFPQKLRNALPEAEEVTVRAEVHPDSLLDGTTLGEVKLQSRSGMRVIAIRRGSGWIYDPDKYSKTLAGDIVLAKGLGAGITPLFTMTGAKPQPRKEWVQAGCVDDLDRAVALMIEMKNLSELAVGLAYTSLLFTNEDIAEEVVVLDERMEDMRYQFDLWLLEATRRIENVEYLRGLIHLSSFAGTITSAASAIADVLLRDIEIPPVFRMIVRESDEIITRLEVEERSAIAGRSLREASLATVTGMVVFAIRSRDGRWKYRPGRDERLQAGDLIIAKGRRDGEERLAALCSSENT, from the coding sequence ATGATGGAAGTCGAGTATCAGCCGACCAGTCTCAAGGATGTCCTTATCGAGATGAAGGATATCTCGGAGCTGATGGTTGACCTTGCCTATTCTGCAGTTCTCTTTGAAAGCCACGAGATTGCCGGCGAAGTTGAGAAACTCGAAGAGGTCATGAACCGGCACGCGTATCAGGCGCGGATCTCGGCCATTCTCGGGGCGCGCCGGGTGGAGGAAGCCGAGTCGATGAGCGGCCTCCTCCAGATCGCCGAGGCGGCAGAACGAATTGCCAATTCTGCAACAGACATTGCCAAACTCATTTTGAGAGGGGCAAAATTCCCGCAGAAACTCAGGAACGCCCTGCCTGAAGCGGAAGAGGTGACGGTCAGGGCAGAGGTGCATCCCGACTCTCTCCTTGACGGCACGACCCTCGGTGAGGTGAAACTCCAGAGCCGATCGGGTATGCGCGTCATTGCGATCCGGCGGGGGTCGGGCTGGATCTATGACCCTGACAAGTATTCGAAGACCCTTGCCGGGGACATCGTCCTCGCGAAGGGTCTCGGTGCCGGGATCACCCCCCTGTTCACGATGACCGGCGCGAAGCCGCAGCCCCGGAAGGAGTGGGTGCAGGCCGGATGCGTCGACGACCTCGACCGCGCCGTCGCACTGATGATCGAGATGAAGAACCTCTCGGAACTGGCAGTCGGGCTCGCATATACATCTCTCCTCTTTACGAACGAGGACATTGCCGAGGAGGTCGTCGTCCTTGACGAGAGGATGGAGGACATGCGCTACCAGTTCGACCTCTGGCTCCTGGAGGCGACGCGGCGGATCGAGAACGTGGAGTACCTCCGCGGCCTGATCCACCTCTCTTCCTTTGCCGGGACCATCACCAGCGCCGCCTCGGCCATCGCCGACGTCCTCCTCCGCGATATCGAGATCCCTCCGGTCTTCAGGATGATTGTGCGCGAGTCCGACGAGATCATCACGCGGCTCGAAGTCGAGGAGAGGTCGGCCATCGCCGGCAGAAGCCTGCGCGAGGCCTCGCTTGCGACTGTCACCGGCATGGTCGTCTTTGCGATCCGGAGCAGAGACGGCAGGTGGAAGTACCGTCCGGGACGGGATGAGCGTCTGCAGGCAGGCGATCTCATCATTGCAAAGGGACGGAGAGACGGTGAGGAACGCCTCGCCGCCCTCTGTTCAAGTGAAAATACATAA
- a CDS encoding PAS domain-containing sensor histidine kinase yields MTGYIHDRPSPAPEEETHISILREHIHPDDFPLLIQSMEEVKDDAMPYYEVECRERCPGKSWRWVHVLGKVTARDGDGRPIRATGIMRDITETHRTREALEEANKKLDLLYSITRHDLLNQVGVIAAYAGLIEEEAETDGKTREYARLVTRATATIRDQVVFMQDYEKVGVKVPEWQCVEKVVRFAGEKASLGRLKVRVHTGRFEVFADPLFEKVVFNLADNTVRHGDRATEFTVSFHEENDRGILVFEDNGIGVPAALKEKIFTRGFGRRASGLGLFLVREILGITGMTIRETGIEGEGARFEVVVPAGNFRTRRE; encoded by the coding sequence ATGACTGGATACATACATGACCGGCCCTCCCCGGCCCCGGAGGAGGAGACCCACATCTCAATTCTCCGGGAGCACATCCATCCCGACGACTTCCCTCTGCTGATACAGAGCATGGAAGAGGTGAAAGACGATGCCATGCCGTACTATGAGGTCGAATGCCGGGAACGATGCCCGGGAAAGTCGTGGCGGTGGGTGCATGTCCTGGGAAAGGTGACGGCACGCGATGGGGACGGTCGCCCCATCAGGGCGACGGGCATAATGAGAGACATCACCGAGACGCACCGGACTAGAGAGGCCCTTGAAGAGGCGAACAAAAAACTTGACCTCCTGTACAGCATCACCAGACACGACCTCCTCAACCAGGTCGGCGTCATTGCCGCGTACGCAGGACTGATCGAGGAAGAGGCGGAGACAGACGGAAAGACGCGGGAATATGCCAGACTGGTGACCCGCGCGACCGCGACGATCAGGGACCAGGTCGTCTTCATGCAGGACTATGAAAAAGTGGGCGTGAAAGTCCCCGAATGGCAGTGCGTTGAGAAGGTCGTCAGGTTTGCCGGGGAGAAGGCATCCCTCGGGAGACTGAAGGTCCGGGTCCATACCGGGAGATTTGAGGTCTTCGCAGACCCCCTCTTCGAGAAGGTCGTCTTCAACCTTGCAGACAATACTGTCCGTCATGGAGACCGGGCAACAGAGTTCACCGTCTCGTTTCATGAAGAGAACGACAGGGGCATCCTCGTCTTCGAGGACAATGGGATAGGTGTCCCCGCTGCCCTGAAAGAGAAGATCTTCACCAGAGGTTTCGGTCGTCGGGCCTCGGGCCTCGGCCTCTTCCTGGTGCGCGAGATCCTGGGGATCACCGGCATGACGATCCGGGAGACAGGGATAGAGGGCGAAGGGGCGCGCTTTGAGGTCGTGGTCCCGGCAGGGAATTTCAGGACCCGCCGGGAGTGA
- a CDS encoding anaerobic ribonucleoside-triphosphate reductase activating protein: protein MVFLKVNFGGFVPLSTVDWRGRAVCTAFLRGCPVRCHYCQNAAILDGKDEREVDEVLAMIEESALVISGVVFSGGEATMQKEALLALAKGVKKMGLGVGLQTNGVYPATIRALLEEGLVDKISLDLKTQWRHYNNLLKKDFADRVKESLLLCTEAHHAGRLPEFEAVVTTFRGCEDDIAYIAKDAESVDLVLQQGVIAGVAPLDFEELAAIADRLGRSVRIRTRQDGEVAYEGRRIVRAESIRDQERRSEQ from the coding sequence GTGGTTTTTCTGAAGGTGAACTTCGGCGGTTTTGTCCCGCTCAGCACGGTGGACTGGAGAGGCAGGGCAGTCTGCACGGCCTTTCTCCGCGGCTGCCCGGTCCGGTGCCACTACTGCCAGAATGCCGCCATACTCGACGGTAAGGACGAGCGGGAGGTCGACGAGGTCCTTGCCATGATAGAAGAGTCCGCCCTTGTCATCTCCGGCGTCGTCTTCTCGGGCGGGGAGGCGACGATGCAGAAGGAGGCGCTTCTCGCCCTTGCGAAGGGCGTGAAGAAGATGGGCCTCGGCGTCGGCCTCCAGACGAACGGCGTCTACCCGGCAACGATCCGGGCGCTCCTTGAAGAGGGCCTCGTTGACAAGATCTCCCTCGACCTGAAGACGCAGTGGCGCCACTACAACAACCTCCTCAAGAAGGACTTCGCCGATCGGGTGAAGGAGTCGCTCCTCCTCTGCACCGAGGCCCACCACGCCGGCAGACTCCCGGAGTTCGAGGCGGTCGTGACGACCTTCCGGGGGTGCGAGGACGACATCGCCTACATCGCAAAGGACGCGGAAAGCGTCGACCTCGTCCTCCAGCAGGGCGTCATCGCCGGCGTCGCCCCTCTCGACTTCGAGGAGCTCGCGGCCATCGCCGACCGCCTCGGCCGGAGCGTGCGGATCAGGACGCGGCAGGACGGCGAGGTCGCCTATGAAGGACGGCGGATCGTCAGGGCGGAGAGCATCAGAGATCAGGAGAGGAGAAGCGAACAATGA
- a CDS encoding DHH family phosphoesterase — protein MANTEDTVVYALGPNCGIEDVEEGKIYAGTVQGFANFGTFVQLSARLKGLVHKSNILQSHEEKDQIFVKIINIRNNGNIDLAEMIPEVFRLETITRRAHVTKLGEIQSLVGRNVTFEAEVAQVKQTSGPTIFTLVDESGSGNAAAFVEAGVRAYPEVELGGVVCVSGEVMRRQNQLQIEVSSMEALTGDDAKTVHDRIEAALDARAEPEDIPLLVESDVLTQLKPEMKKVAKLIRRAVFEAQPIILRHHADADGICAAAAVEQAVISLMREEGDDLDTAYYLFKRSPSKAPFYEVEDITRDLDFALKDHERFGQKMPLIVLMDNGSTEEDLPSMKMAQVYGLSMIVVDHHHPDAIVDEYVIAHVNPYHVGGDFGVTAGMLGTEVARLINPKVSDLIRHLPAVAGVGDRSEAQERQRYLDLVADEYSEDACKDIALALDYEQFWLRFNDGRELVKDILNLKGNRDLQTRYVNLLVEQANEAIEDQMAASMPHVTEEILPNGAHLFRIDVEIFAHRFTFPPPGKTSGEIHDRLCRQHPGEPVVTLGFGPDFAVLRSRGVLMNIPKMVRELRNEINGGGISGGGHLVVGSIKFVEGMREAALVGLVEKIGLADVEKS, from the coding sequence ATGGCGAATACTGAAGATACCGTTGTCTATGCCCTTGGCCCGAATTGCGGGATCGAGGACGTTGAAGAGGGGAAGATTTATGCAGGGACCGTTCAGGGCTTTGCAAATTTCGGAACCTTCGTACAGCTGAGTGCCCGGCTGAAAGGGCTTGTCCACAAGAGCAATATCCTCCAGAGCCACGAAGAAAAGGATCAGATCTTTGTCAAGATCATCAATATCAGGAATAACGGAAACATCGACCTTGCCGAGATGATCCCGGAGGTCTTCAGGCTGGAGACCATTACCCGTCGCGCCCATGTAACGAAACTGGGCGAGATCCAGTCTCTGGTGGGCAGGAACGTCACCTTTGAGGCCGAGGTCGCGCAGGTCAAGCAGACCAGCGGCCCGACGATCTTCACCCTTGTCGATGAGTCGGGGAGCGGCAATGCCGCGGCATTCGTGGAGGCCGGTGTCAGGGCGTACCCGGAGGTCGAGCTTGGAGGCGTCGTCTGCGTCTCCGGCGAGGTGATGCGCCGCCAGAACCAGCTTCAGATCGAGGTCAGCTCGATGGAAGCGCTCACCGGCGACGATGCAAAAACAGTGCACGACCGGATCGAGGCCGCCCTCGACGCACGGGCAGAGCCCGAAGACATCCCGCTCCTCGTGGAGAGCGATGTCCTCACGCAGTTGAAGCCCGAGATGAAGAAGGTCGCCAAACTGATCCGGCGCGCCGTCTTCGAGGCCCAGCCGATCATCCTCCGCCACCATGCCGATGCCGACGGCATCTGTGCGGCGGCCGCCGTCGAACAGGCGGTCATTTCCCTGATGCGGGAAGAGGGCGACGACCTGGACACGGCGTACTACCTCTTCAAGCGTTCCCCGTCCAAGGCCCCCTTCTATGAGGTCGAGGACATCACGAGGGACCTCGACTTCGCCCTCAAGGACCACGAGCGTTTCGGGCAGAAGATGCCCCTGATCGTCCTGATGGACAATGGTTCGACCGAGGAGGACCTGCCCTCGATGAAGATGGCGCAGGTCTACGGCCTCTCGATGATCGTCGTCGACCACCACCACCCCGACGCCATCGTCGACGAGTACGTGATCGCGCATGTCAACCCCTATCATGTCGGCGGCGACTTCGGCGTCACGGCAGGGATGCTCGGGACCGAGGTGGCACGCCTCATCAACCCGAAGGTCAGCGACCTGATCCGCCATCTCCCGGCCGTCGCCGGTGTCGGCGACAGGAGCGAGGCGCAGGAAAGGCAGCGCTATCTCGACCTGGTCGCGGATGAATACTCCGAGGACGCGTGCAAGGACATTGCTCTTGCCCTCGACTACGAGCAGTTCTGGCTCAGGTTCAATGACGGCAGGGAACTGGTCAAGGATATCCTGAACCTCAAGGGGAACCGCGACCTCCAGACGCGCTATGTGAATCTCCTGGTGGAGCAGGCGAACGAAGCGATCGAAGACCAGATGGCGGCGTCGATGCCCCATGTGACCGAGGAGATCCTCCCGAACGGCGCTCACCTCTTCAGGATCGACGTGGAGATCTTCGCGCACCGCTTCACTTTCCCACCGCCGGGCAAGACCTCGGGCGAGATCCACGACCGCCTCTGCAGGCAGCACCCGGGCGAACCGGTTGTCACCCTGGGCTTTGGCCCTGACTTTGCCGTGCTCCGTTCCCGCGGTGTCCTGATGAACATTCCGAAGATGGTCCGCGAACTCCGCAATGAGATCAACGGCGGCGGCATCAGCGGCGGCGGCCACCTTGTCGTCGGGTCTATCAAGTTTGTCGAGGGAATGCGCGAGGCCGCCCTCGTTGGTCTGGTCGAGAAGATCGGCCTGGCAGATGTGGAGAAGTCCTGA
- the thiC gene encoding phosphomethylpyrimidine synthase ThiC — MGLIEDAKRGVITEEMKIVAAKEGVTEDFVRRGVAEGHITIPVSPYRKVKICGIGEGLRTKVNASIGTSTDMVDVDQEIEKVKMAEKAGADTLMELSTGGDFLDIRRRVIEATTLSVGSVPLYQAFIEAAQKKGGVVFMDPDDLFRITAEQAKLGTNFMAIHTGINLETMKRLKNQGRHGGLVSRGGAFMTAWMLHNEKENPLYAEFDYLLEILKEHEVTLSFGNGMRAGAVHDATDRAQLQELIINAELADKANDFGVQTIIEGPGHIPLDEIQANVVVQKRVTNRKPFYMLGPLVTDIAPGYDDRVAAIGASLSSAYGADFICYVTPAEHLALPTPEEVYEGVMSSRIAAHVGDMIKLKKRDDDLEMGHARRDLDWDRQFAVAMNPERAKKIRDERMPADTDGCTMCGDYCALKIVNRNFHF; from the coding sequence ATGGGACTAATTGAGGACGCAAAGCGCGGCGTCATCACCGAAGAAATGAAGATCGTCGCGGCGAAGGAAGGAGTCACCGAGGACTTCGTCCGCCGCGGCGTGGCCGAGGGCCATATCACCATCCCGGTCTCCCCGTACAGGAAGGTCAAGATCTGCGGTATCGGCGAGGGCCTCCGCACCAAGGTGAACGCCTCCATCGGCACCTCCACCGATATGGTGGACGTGGACCAGGAGATCGAGAAGGTGAAGATGGCCGAGAAGGCCGGTGCCGACACCCTCATGGAACTCTCGACAGGCGGCGACTTCCTGGATATCAGGCGCCGTGTCATCGAGGCGACGACCCTCTCCGTGGGGAGTGTCCCCCTGTACCAGGCCTTCATCGAGGCCGCACAGAAGAAGGGCGGCGTCGTCTTCATGGACCCCGACGACCTCTTCAGGATCACCGCTGAGCAGGCGAAACTCGGCACGAACTTCATGGCCATCCACACCGGCATCAACCTGGAGACGATGAAGAGGCTGAAGAATCAGGGCCGGCACGGCGGTCTGGTCTCCCGCGGCGGTGCGTTCATGACTGCATGGATGCTCCACAACGAGAAGGAGAACCCACTCTATGCTGAGTTCGACTATCTCCTTGAGATCCTGAAGGAGCACGAGGTCACGCTCTCCTTCGGCAACGGCATGCGGGCCGGCGCGGTCCACGACGCCACCGACAGGGCGCAGCTCCAGGAACTGATCATCAATGCCGAACTCGCGGACAAGGCCAACGACTTCGGCGTGCAGACGATCATCGAAGGACCGGGCCACATCCCCCTGGACGAGATCCAGGCGAACGTCGTCGTCCAGAAGCGCGTCACGAACAGGAAGCCCTTCTACATGCTCGGCCCCCTGGTCACCGACATCGCTCCGGGCTACGACGACAGGGTCGCCGCCATCGGCGCATCTCTCTCCTCGGCCTACGGCGCGGACTTCATCTGCTACGTGACCCCGGCAGAGCACCTCGCCCTCCCGACCCCCGAGGAGGTCTATGAAGGCGTGATGAGTTCCCGGATCGCCGCGCACGTCGGCGACATGATCAAGCTGAAGAAGAGGGACGACGACCTCGAAATGGGCCATGCCCGCCGGGACCTCGACTGGGATCGGCAGTTCGCCGTCGCCATGAACCCGGAGCGCGCAAAGAAGATCCGGGACGAGCGGATGCCCGCCGACACCGACGGCTGCACGATGTGCGGCGACTACTGCGCCCTCAAGATCGTGAACAGAAACTTCCACTTCTAA
- a CDS encoding carboxymuconolactone decarboxylase family protein, with protein MKPENQKTLDDFLSHADTMADDVLAETENWLGTVPFIFTVMRERPEAFTLSALGDYKTARPASMDAKTAELVAIAAGAGAGADKCIKVHVGAALREGATRDEILDTILIAGVIGKTHVLASSLRAFKESFP; from the coding sequence ATGAAACCGGAAAACCAGAAGACTCTCGATGACTTCCTCTCCCATGCCGACACGATGGCCGACGACGTCCTTGCCGAGACCGAGAACTGGCTCGGCACCGTCCCCTTCATCTTCACCGTGATGCGCGAGCGCCCGGAGGCCTTCACCCTCTCCGCCCTCGGCGACTACAAGACCGCACGGCCGGCGAGCATGGACGCAAAGACCGCCGAACTCGTGGCGATCGCCGCCGGTGCCGGTGCCGGTGCCGACAAGTGCATCAAGGTCCATGTCGGTGCGGCCCTCAGGGAAGGGGCGACCCGCGACGAGATCCTGGACACGATCCTCATCGCCGGCGTCATCGGCAAGACGCACGTCCTCGCCTCCTCCCTCCGGGCCTTCAAGGAATCGTTCCCGTGA
- a CDS encoding sugar phosphate isomerase/epimerase family protein, translating to MSIQPYFASSSKVWESVDWVFGIEECGYAGWEISADGNYRLENPKNKAAIRDVLESTHLKATVHAPYADLNPASINDPIWRESVRQICLCVEHAADITDRVTMHPGYLSVAGKLLPDKVWGLQKEALRMIGKCADEHGVVACLENMINIPDFLCHDPGELLGLTEGIEGIGVTFDLGHSNTVRKTGAFLAEIGKANHLHIHDNHGITDEHLALGDGTQDWKKIGHAVAEGYRGGVAVVEGRNLDEARKSLEVFRRCFV from the coding sequence ATGAGCATCCAGCCGTACTTCGCCTCGTCCTCGAAGGTCTGGGAGTCCGTGGACTGGGTCTTCGGCATCGAGGAGTGCGGGTACGCGGGCTGGGAGATCTCGGCAGACGGGAACTACCGCCTCGAAAACCCGAAGAACAAGGCGGCTATCCGCGACGTGCTGGAGAGCACCCACCTCAAGGCGACGGTGCACGCACCCTATGCCGACCTCAACCCCGCCTCCATCAACGACCCCATCTGGCGCGAGTCGGTGCGGCAGATCTGCCTCTGCGTCGAGCACGCCGCCGACATCACCGACCGGGTCACCATGCATCCCGGCTACCTCTCCGTTGCCGGAAAGTTGCTGCCCGACAAAGTGTGGGGCCTGCAGAAGGAGGCATTACGCATGATCGGAAAATGTGCCGATGAACACGGCGTCGTCGCCTGCCTGGAGAATATGATCAATATCCCCGATTTCCTCTGCCACGACCCCGGTGAACTCCTCGGCCTCACCGAAGGGATCGAGGGGATAGGGGTCACCTTCGACCTCGGCCATTCGAACACCGTCAGAAAGACGGGCGCCTTCCTTGCAGAGATCGGGAAGGCGAACCACCTGCACATCCACGACAACCACGGCATCACCGATGAGCATCTCGCCCTCGGCGACGGGACGCAGGACTGGAAGAAGATCGGGCACGCCGTCGCAGAGGGGTACCGCGGCGGCGTGGCTGTCGTCGAGGGGCGCAACCTCGACGAGGCGCGGAAAAGCCTTGAGGTCTTCAGGAGGTGTTTCGTATAG
- a CDS encoding magnesium transporter: MKSGNGLRRERRLFLTGLAALLISTVIAVVAGSYLSSVREVLVLIPGLLVLVPPTINMRGSISGVLASRLSSSMHLGEFTGSFHDGGVLAENLHVSLILTLATAVALGIVASLVSTLTGVTVIATGDLVLISVIAGIVAGFIVMGFTILISVLSYRQGIDMDMIAAPAVTTLGDLVTIPVLTITAVVVLSFQPGTRTLLLWAMLLVTAVACLYSWSRGGRIKRISTEVLPLLVCLSVLGTFAGVTYTLGLDRLVSMAALLILIPPFAGICGSIGGILCSRLGTEMHLGIIAPSLVPSKGVLVQFAHTYLFTVLLLPLMAALAHLAALLLGAPSPGLLPMVAIATLAGAVVMTLVNGIAHLTATISFRFGLDPDNFGIPVISAVIDLLGAVVLVAVIDLFL, encoded by the coding sequence ATGAAGTCGGGAAACGGTTTGAGGCGCGAGCGGCGCCTCTTCCTGACTGGCCTTGCGGCGCTCCTCATCAGCACCGTGATTGCCGTCGTTGCCGGATCCTATCTCTCCTCGGTCCGTGAAGTCCTCGTCCTCATCCCCGGACTCCTGGTGCTGGTGCCGCCGACGATCAATATGCGGGGGAGCATCTCGGGCGTGCTCGCATCCCGCCTCTCGTCGTCCATGCACCTCGGGGAGTTTACAGGAAGCTTCCATGACGGCGGCGTCCTTGCCGAGAACCTCCATGTCTCCCTTATCCTCACCCTGGCCACGGCCGTCGCTCTCGGTATCGTGGCAAGCCTTGTCAGTACCCTGACAGGCGTCACGGTGATCGCCACAGGCGACCTCGTCCTCATATCAGTGATCGCCGGCATTGTCGCCGGGTTCATCGTCATGGGCTTTACCATCCTTATCTCCGTCCTTTCGTACAGGCAGGGCATCGACATGGACATGATCGCCGCCCCGGCGGTGACGACCCTCGGCGACCTGGTCACGATCCCGGTCCTCACCATAACGGCCGTGGTCGTCCTCTCCTTCCAGCCGGGGACACGAACTCTTCTCCTCTGGGCGATGCTCCTCGTCACAGCCGTCGCCTGTCTCTATTCCTGGTCGCGGGGCGGACGCATAAAGCGGATCTCCACCGAGGTCCTCCCCCTCCTCGTCTGCCTCTCTGTCCTCGGGACCTTTGCCGGGGTGACCTACACCCTCGGCCTTGACCGTCTTGTGAGCATGGCCGCCCTTCTCATCCTGATCCCTCCTTTTGCCGGGATATGCGGGTCTATCGGTGGCATCCTCTGCTCGCGCCTCGGCACCGAGATGCACCTCGGCATCATCGCCCCCTCTCTTGTCCCCTCGAAGGGAGTGCTGGTGCAGTTCGCCCATACCTACCTCTTCACCGTCCTGCTCCTCCCCCTGATGGCGGCCCTCGCGCACCTTGCGGCCCTCCTCCTCGGTGCCCCTTCCCCCGGCCTCCTCCCCATGGTCGCCATCGCCACCCTGGCAGGTGCGGTCGTGATGACCCTGGTCAACGGGATCGCCCACCTCACCGCGACGATCTCTTTCAGGTTCGGCCTCGACCCGGACAACTTCGGGATCCCGGTCATCTCCGCAGTCATCGACCTCCTCGGCGCCGTGGTCCTGGTTGCAGTCATCGACCTCTTCCTCTAG
- a CDS encoding AAA family ATPase, whose amino-acid sequence MKVIGIVGMPASGKGEFSRIAAEKGIPVVVMGDAIRKAVTTAGLPLTDGNMGKVSSDLRAKHGMGAIGLITVPEVEATGAPVAVIDGIRGSAEVEIFREHFPSFLLVGVRASFKTRLARLGSRGRSDDPASADDLRRRDEREIGWGLGDALAMADVFFENEGTMEEYGEKARHLLDALEGCA is encoded by the coding sequence ATGAAGGTCATCGGAATCGTCGGCATGCCCGCAAGCGGCAAAGGCGAGTTTTCACGGATAGCAGCAGAGAAAGGGATACCTGTCGTGGTGATGGGGGACGCCATCAGGAAGGCCGTCACAACCGCCGGGCTTCCCCTGACAGACGGGAACATGGGAAAGGTCTCCTCAGACCTCCGCGCGAAGCACGGCATGGGGGCGATCGGCCTCATCACGGTCCCTGAGGTAGAGGCGACAGGCGCCCCCGTCGCCGTCATCGACGGGATACGAGGGAGCGCCGAGGTCGAGATCTTCAGGGAGCACTTCCCTTCCTTCCTCCTCGTCGGAGTGAGGGCCTCTTTCAAGACACGTCTCGCCCGCCTCGGCAGCCGCGGCCGGTCGGACGACCCCGCCTCCGCCGACGACCTCAGGAGGCGCGACGAGCGTGAGATCGGCTGGGGCCTCGGCGACGCCCTCGCCATGGCCGACGTCTTCTTCGAGAACGAAGGCACGATGGAAGAGTACGGGGAAAAGGCCAGGCACCTCCTCGACGCCCTGGAGGGATGCGCATGA
- the rnz gene encoding ribonuclease Z, translated as MAGETLQVYFLGTAGALPTPNRNPSCVMVRHGSDTLLFDCGEGAQQQMMRARTGFLVDAIFITHWHADHFLGVLGLVQTMAFNGRTEPLVIYGPEGVHDFVEYTIKIGRTKLGFDLQPVQLVPGMAVRFSGYQVEAFATSHGMPSLGYALREDARPGRFDRETAISLGVPPGPLFGRLQRGESVTVMRDDGGEVTITPDQILGTPRPGRMIIYTGDTRPIHRLHTEGLEGADLLIHDATFDDLERGRAAEVYHSSAGEAGEAASALKAHSLALVHISSRYTSMTNHIRDAEEKFEGEVLAPSDLAMVEVPFRE; from the coding sequence ATAGCCGGCGAAACCCTGCAGGTGTACTTCCTCGGCACGGCCGGCGCCCTCCCGACGCCCAACCGCAACCCCTCGTGCGTCATGGTCAGGCACGGTTCGGACACCCTCCTCTTTGACTGCGGCGAGGGGGCCCAGCAACAGATGATGCGGGCGCGGACCGGGTTTCTCGTCGATGCCATCTTCATCACTCACTGGCACGCCGACCATTTTCTCGGCGTCCTCGGCCTCGTGCAGACCATGGCCTTCAACGGCCGGACAGAACCGCTCGTCATCTACGGCCCCGAAGGAGTGCACGACTTCGTCGAGTACACCATCAAGATCGGGCGGACAAAACTCGGTTTCGACCTCCAGCCCGTCCAGCTGGTGCCCGGCATGGCCGTCAGGTTCTCGGGCTACCAGGTGGAGGCCTTTGCGACCTCCCACGGGATGCCAAGCCTTGGCTATGCGCTCAGGGAAGATGCGCGGCCAGGCCGGTTCGACCGCGAGACAGCGATCTCCCTCGGCGTCCCGCCCGGCCCCCTCTTCGGCCGTCTCCAGCGCGGGGAGAGCGTGACCGTGATGCGCGACGACGGCGGCGAGGTGACTATCACCCCCGACCAGATCCTGGGGACGCCCCGGCCGGGGCGGATGATCATCTATACCGGAGACACCCGTCCCATCCACCGTCTCCATACAGAGGGCCTCGAAGGGGCCGACCTCCTCATCCACGACGCCACTTTCGACGACCTGGAGAGGGGCCGCGCCGCTGAAGTCTACCACTCCTCGGCCGGTGAGGCCGGCGAAGCGGCGTCGGCACTCAAAGCCCACTCTCTTGCCCTCGTCCACATTAGTTCGCGTTACACCTCGATGACAAACCATATACGGGATGCAGAGGAGAAGTTTGAAGGCGAGGTGCTTGCGCCATCGGATCTGGCGATGGTAGAAGTTCCTTTCAGGGAGTGA